A genome region from Oryctolagus cuniculus chromosome 20, mOryCun1.1, whole genome shotgun sequence includes the following:
- the TNFAIP2 gene encoding tumor necrosis factor alpha-induced protein 2, with protein MLKMMTFFQGPPGQRPVPGTLDFLGSPPKPRSPSEAESEASMLEASSEDLVPPPDAGTAPDKEEEQAAKKKRPKGLATMFSVFTKGKKKKGQPSSAEPEAEPQARPGLEGRLPSVEELKAALEHGRLEAARPLLALERGLRAAAAAGGTSAEELVRRQSKVEALYVLLRDQVLGVLRRPLEAAPERLRLALAVLAEQEREDSQAATEPAPGAAALAPTRPRGWLRLWRRGVAEVAAERLSRRPAAGADGRSETESAFLHMGRTMKEDLEAVAERLKPVFPAEFGVVAAYAESYHEHFAAHLGALVQFELCERDVYMLLVWVQNFYPNDILNSPKLAGELQGLRLGSLLPAPQIRLLEATFLSNEVANVKELMSRALELESQRWAQDVAPQRLDGRCHSELAIDIMQIVSQGQTKAETITPDLGLQTQKVLLVELAEFLRSYQASFAEFLERGRQLRNYRANVIANINNCPSFRTSMEQKWQTLQDPPSRLLDPLSELKSQGFDALLQSLFSDLKPLFKRFTQTRWAAPEQTLEEIIGTVLTRLPEFLELQDCLRQELMEVIHLHLVKEYIVRLSKRRLVLKTAEQQQQLARHVLANAEVIQRVCTQHGSSATWLHPALPTLAEIIRLQDPSAIKIEVAMYATCYPDFSKSHLSAILAIKGNLPSSEAKSIRNILDVHTAAQEPSRSLFSLINAG; from the exons ATGCTGAAGATGATGACCTTCTTCCAGGGCCCTCCAGGCCAGCGGCCTGTACCAGGGACCCTCGACTTTCTCGGAAGCCCCCCAAAGCCGCGCTCCCCatcagaggcagagtcagaggccTCCATGTTGGAGGCCTCCTCTGAGGACCTGGTGCCACCCCCGGACGCCGGGACAGCCCCGGATAAGGAGGAAGAACAGGCTGCCAAGAAGAAGAGGCCCAAAGGCCTGGCCACCATGTTCAGCGTCTTTAccaaagggaagaagaagaagggccaGCCCAGCTCGGCCGAGCCCGAGGCCGAGCCGCAGGCCAGGCCGGGGCTGGAAGGCCGCCTGCCCTCGG TGGAGGAGCTCAAGGCGGCGCTGGAGCACGGACGGCTGGAGGCAGCGCGGCCGCTGCTGGCGCTCGAGCGGGGCttgcgggcggcggcggccgcgggcggCACGAGCGCCGAGGAGCTGGTGCGGCGCCAGAGCAAGGTGGAGGCGCTGTACGTGCTGCTGCGGGACCAGGTGCTGGGCGTCCTGCGGCGGCCGCTGGAGGCGGCGCCCGAGCGGCTGCGCCTGGCGCTGGCCGTGCTGGCCGAGCAGGAGCGCGAGGACAGCCAGGCGGCCACGGAGCCCGCGCCGGGGGCGGCCGCACTGGCGCCCACGCGCCCGCGGGGCTGGCTGCGGCTGTGGCGTCGCGGCGTGGCCGAGGTGGCGGCCGAGCGCCTGAGCCGGCGGCCGGCCGCGGGCGCCGACGGCCGCTCGGAGACGGAGAGCGCGTTCCTGCACATGGGCCGCACCATGAAGGAGGACTTGGAGGCCGTGGCCGAGCGGCTGAAGCCGGTGTTCCCCGCCGAGTTTGGCGTCGTGGCTGCCTACGCCGAGAGCTACCACGAGCACTTCGCCGCTCACCTGGGCGCCCTGGTGCAGTTCGAGCTGTGCGAGCGGGACGTCTACATGCTGCTGGTCTGGGTGCAGAACTTCTACCCCAA CGACATCCTGAACAGCCCCAAACTGGCAGGCGAGCTGCAGGGGCTCAGGCTCGGGAGCCTCCTGCCCGCCCCGCAGATCCGGCTGTTGGAGGCCACATTCCTGTCCAACGAGGTG GCCAACGTGAAGGAGCTGATGTCCCGTGCCCTGGAGCTGGAGTCACAGCGCTGGGCCCAGGATGTGGCCCCCCAGAGGCTGGACGGCCGCTGCCACAGTGAGCTGGCTATCGACATCATGCAG atcGTCTCCCAGGGACAGACCAAGGCCGAGACCATCACTCCTGACCTGGGCTTGCAGACACAGAAGGTGCTGCTGGTGGAGCTGGCCGAGTTCCTGAGGAG CTACCAGGCCAGCTTTGCCGAATTTCTGGAGAGAGGCAGACAGCTGAGAAATTACAGGGCCAATGTCATTGCCAACATCAACAACTGCCCGTCCTTCCG GACATCCATGGAACAGAAGTGGCAGACACTGCAGGACCCCCCGAGCCGCCTGCTGGACCCCCTGAGTGAGCTCAAGAGCCAGGGCTTCGACGCGCTGCTGCAGAGCCTGTTCTCGGACCTGAAG CCGCTGTTCAAAAGGTTCACGCAGACCCGCTGGGCCGCCCCCGAGCAGACCCTGGAGGAGATCATTGGCACCGTGCTCACAAGGCTGCCCGAGTTCTTGGAACTGCAGGACTGTTTACGGCAG GAGCTCATGGAGGTGATACACCTGCACCTGGTGAAGGAGTACATCGTCCGCCTGAGCAAGCGGCGCCTCGTGCTCAAGACAgccgagcagcagcagcagctggccagGCACGTGCTGGCCAACGCCGAGGTCATCCAGCGCGTCTGCACTCAGCAC GGTTCCTCTGCGACCTGGCTgcaccctgccctccccactctCGCTGAGATCATTCGCCTGCAAGACCCCAGTGCCATCAAGATCGAGGTGGCCATGTATGCCACCTGCTACCCCGACTTCAG